One window of Metopolophium dirhodum isolate CAU chromosome 3, ASM1992520v1, whole genome shotgun sequence genomic DNA carries:
- the LOC132941563 gene encoding putative sodium-dependent multivitamin transporter produces the protein MALGAFDYFVLTVTLLASAAIGVYYRLTGGKQQTTQEYMLGDKKLSIIPVGFSLMASFMCATAMFGLSAENYLRGTQFMVINACNIIGTPIVAYVFLPVFYKLGYLSVYQYLEERFGKSTRIFASVAFSIQTVLRTALVLYAASLALNAIAGFSQTASMTVVGVLCTFYSTVGGIKAVIVTDLFQSLLMFGSVFTVIAVAAVEVGGLSEIWRIAYDYGRVELFNFQIDPTVRHSWWSLMLGGMFTYVSVYGVNQVQVQRYLTMKDYGTAVKTLWFCWPITAFLSLSMCFAGLAIFSKYRDCDPIKEGRITSGDQLMALFVLDTMTHIPGLTGLFLAGVCSSALCSVSAALNSLAAVTLEDYVMPLTNVDIPDSKRVVWLKVLVVLYGILSIALAFCAHFVGPLLQASMTILGIIGGPMLAVFTLGILIPYANQKGVLVGLVAGLVFSFILGLGGPKPPVHNLPTYTNGCSPDSFRDFGVNASSTAALLLPTSMTTLEIHEENYMYLYRISYMYYIVIGFATTVLVTLVASLFFESNANTLDPKLLFSANPNGVERQVETRQKRPSTVSKTVTFSINS, from the exons ATGGCTCTGGGTGCTTTCGATTATTTTGTGCTTACGGTCACGTTGCTCGCGTCCGCCGCGATCGGGGTGTATTATCGACTCACTGGTGGCAAACAGCAAACGACACag GAATACATGCTGGGAGACAAGAAATTGTCAATTATACCTGTGGGGTTTTCGTTGATGGCCAGTTTCATGTGTGCTACAGCCATGTTCGGGTTAAGCGCCGAAAACTACTTGAGAGGAACACAATTTATGGTCATTAATGCATGCAATATTATCGGCACACCTATTGTCGCCTATGTGTTCCTACCAGTATTCTATAAACTCGGATATTTATCCGTCTACCAG TATTTGGAAGAGCGTTTCGGCAAGTCGACCAGAATCTTCGCATCAGTGGCGTTTAGCATCCAGACGGTGCTGAGGACTGCTCTGGTACTGTACGCGGCCTCGCTGGCTCTGAACGCTATCGCCGGCTTTTCGCAGACAGCGTCCATGACGGTCGTCGGCGTTTTGTGCACGTTTTACTCGACCGTCGGCGGCATCAAAGCCGTAATCGTCACCGATCTGTTTCAG TCCTTGCTCATGTTTGGATCCGTTTTCACCGTCATTGCGGTGGCAGCGGTAGAAGTCGGCGGACTGTCAGAGATCTGGAGGATCGCTTACGATTACGGTCGCGTAGAATTGTTCAA CTTTCAGATCGACCCGACGGTCAGGCACAGCTGGTGGTCGCTGATGCTGGGTGGAATGTTCACGTACGTCTCGGTGTACGGTGTCAACCAGGTGCAGGTACAACGTTACCTGACCATGAAGGACTACGGTACCGCAGTCAAAACCCTGTGGTTCTGTTGGCCAATAACCGCGTTCTTGTCGCTGTCCATGTGCTTCGCAGGCCTGGCCATATTCTCCAAGTACCGGGACTGTGACCCGATCAA GGAGGGCAGAATAACCAGTGGCGATCAGCTGATGGCTCTGTTCGTGCTGGACACGATGACCCACATACCTGGATTAACCGGCCTGTTTTTGGCGGGTGTTTGCTCATCCGCTCTGTGCTCCGTGTCCGCAGCTCTCAATTCACTGGCAGCTGTCACACTTGAGGACTACGTCATG ccACTGACGAACGTCGACATACCCGATAGCAAACGTGTGGTGTGGCTCAAAGTTCTTGTCGTCCTCTACGGGATTCTATCGATAGCGTTGGCGTTTTGTGCGCATTTCGTGGGACCGCTGCTGCAGGCATCGATGACGATTTTGGGAATTATTGGAGGACCTATGTTGGCGGTGTTCACTCTGGGCATACTCATACCGTACGCAAACCAAAAG GGTGTTTTGGTGGGTCTGGTCGCGGGCCTCGTGTTTTCGTTCATCTTGGGACTAGGAGGACCCAAACCGCCGGTGCACAATTTGCCCACCTACACCAACGGGTGTTCGCCGGACTCGTTTCGTGACTTCGGTGTAAATGCTTCGTCTACCGCCGCTCTACTACTACCAACGTCCATGACCACACTAGA GATTCACGAAGAAAACTACATGTATTTGTATAGGATAAGTTACATGTATTACATAGTCATTGGTTTCGCAACTACCGTATTAGTGACTTTGGTGGCAAGCTTGTTCTTCGAATCGAATGCCAATACTCTTGATCCGAAACTACTTTTTTCGGCTAATCCAAACGGCGTAGAAAGACAAGTTGAAACGAGACAAAAAAGACCGTCAACTGTTTCGAAAACCGTCACGTTTTCCATTAATTCGtga
- the LOC132941949 gene encoding putative uncharacterized protein DDB_G0286901 produces the protein MNFYQNCIVFFITHKYVLWILISQQILYKSSVTSNHFDYKVSKKSDLPFMHYHGTPETKDDMEKKDAIDTYNLALTNDMDDMDGEQYSYNNKKKNLRSVEIPFYWVIDVDGRKHKKKNPHANLRKLRDVNYKKPHHESPAKSSKKYDHELDPHLKKKEKRSRYKKLHDNKHNNEKLVKHLNHKSMKKLDDETNEILKDESRHRLSKDHHVLTSKKSKKTSSHKIHKRSSKMLTDTTIDNMSTKDSNGLNKKVSKITRSSLEDSSDSVKVIKNVAKIHSSKNSNKKAENILKNQPKLETHNKLDKPHNNVKNKNQNNSSSSKIDKPSKKLKVAHANQSDKYSNQHLKQKNNNKLKVGSNSELNEDSSDSTDIEDSDDADENVNNFKDKNQQQKPNSQSEKKPKNKLKKATDKTHNDLIDKATKKKSSNKAGKRSSNKLKKESNSGESGEKLNDSIINEDRSNKHNNHKKQISNNRVGKTSNNKETSNESDEELNNSKHNESNKHGKNLKNKPKKRKSSYEVGESSSNKLRDETSGNESDEELNDSITNENSDVSNQNNNNLKSNHTKPKSNNKVGKNSNKKFKQESSGKSDVELNNSMQDKHNDESNKHDNNLKNKRQHKKSNSKVGKQLIEESNNEADDKPNDSINNEDSNVSNKHNNHKKQKSNNKVGKNSNNKLKQESSDESDEELNDSIHDEHSNKSNKHANNLKNKHQRQKPYSKVTKKSSNKLKEEPSDESDKDLNDSINDEHSDGSSKHANNIKNNHKTQKSNKKVGKNSNNKLKQESSGESDEDLNNSMHDEYSDESNKHANNLKNKHQHQNSNCKEGKKSSHKLKDGSSDKSDKNSTNSTNKESNSELNNSQKKLRNKKPRKKLETKKDKKGKTSKNNSGNKSDGNTYDEEQTNKESTDELVMDNHGFLNQKLRQKSNIKIKKGNNKPKKYSRNKSNKDLQEDSQSDDLIKITQQNYYSNRHLKYKDILPGESKKKNHCEP, from the exons atgaatttctaCCAGAACTGCATCGTATtctttataactcataagtatgTTTTATGGATTCTGATATCACAACAAATTCTATACAAATCTTCTGTTACTTCAAATC ATTTTGACTACAAAGTATCGAAAAAAAGTGATTTACCGTTCATGCATTATCATGGTACGCCTGAAACTAAAGATGACATGGAAAAGAAGGACGCTATAGACACATATAATTTAGCTTTAACAAACGATATGGATGATATGGATGGTGaacaatatagttataataataagaagaagaaCCTACGCAGTGTAGAGATCCCATTTTATTGGGTAATTGATGTTGATGGCcgaaagcataaaaaaaaaaaccctcacgctaatttacgaaaattgagagatgtaaattataaaaaaccacATCACGAATCACCAGCGAAAtcaagtaaaaaatatgatcatgAATTGGATCCCCatttaaaaaagaaagaaaaaagaagtagatataaaaaattgcatgataacaaacacaataatgaaaaattagtaaaacatttaaatcacAAGTCAATGAAGAAATTAGACGATGaaacaaatgaaatattaaaagatGAATCAAGACATAGATTAAGTAAAGATCACCATGTCTTAACAAGTaagaaatctaaaaaaacatcATCTCATAAAATACACAAGAGATCAAGTAAAATGTTAACGGATACAACAATAGATAATATGTCAACAAAAGATTCAAATGGATTGAATAAAAAAGTGAGTAAAATAACCAGATCTAGCTTAGAAGATTCGAGTGATTCAGTAAAAGTCATAAAAAATGTAGCAAAAATACATTcaagtaaaaattcaaataaaaaagcagaaaatatattaaaaaatcaaccAAAATTAGAAACACATAACAAGTTAGATAAGCCTCATAATAATGTAAAGAATAAGAATCAAAATAATAGTTCAAGTAGTAAAATAGATAAaccaagtaaaaaattaaaagtagcTCACGCCAACCAATCAGACAAATATTCAAACCAgcatttgaaacaaaaaaataataataaattaaaagtaggaTCAAATAGTGAATTAAATGAGGACTCGAGCGATTCAACAGATATTGAAGACAGTGATGACGCAGacgaaaatgttaataattttaaagataaaaatcagcaacaaaaaccaaatagtcaatctgaaaaaaaaccaaagaataaattaaaaaaagcgaCAGACAAAACCCACAATGATTTAATAGACAaagctacaaaaaaaaaatcaagtaataAAGCAGGTAAAAGatcaagtaataaattaaaaaaagaatcaaATAGTGGTGAATCAggtgaaaaattaaatgattcaaTAATCAATGAAGATAGATCTAACAAAcataataaccataaaaaacaaatatcaaacaACAGAGTCGGTAAAACGTCAAATAATAAAGAAACAAGTAACGAATCAGATGaggaattaaataattcaaaacacaaTGAATCTAATAAACATggcaagaatttaaaaaataagccAAAGAAACGGAAATCAAGTTATGAAGTCGGCGAAAGCTCTAGTAATAAATTAAGAGACGAAACAAGTGGTAATGAATCAGACGAGGAATTAAATGATTCAATTACTAATGAAAATAGTGATGTATccaaccaaaataataataatttaaaaagcaacCATACAAAACCGAAATCAAATAACAAAGTCggtaaaaattcaaacaagaAATTCAAACAAGAATCTAGTGGTAAATCAGATGtggaattaaataattcaatgcaAGATAAACATAACGATGAATCTaataaacatgataataatttaaaaaataaacgacagcataaaaaatcaaatagtaAAGTAGGCAAACAATTAATAGAAGAATCAAATAATGAAGCAGATGATAAACCAAATGATTCGATAAACAATGAAGATAGCAATGTGTCCAACAAAcataataaccataaaaaacagaaatcaaataataaagtcggtaaaaattcaaataataaattaaaacaagaaTCGAGCGATGAATCAGATGAGGAATTAAATGATTCAATACACGATGAACATagcaataaatctaataaacatgctaataatttaaaaaataaacatcaacGTCAAAAACCTTATAGTAAAGTAACTAAAAAGTCAagcaataaattaaaagaagaaCCAAGTGATGAATCAGATAAAGATTTAAATGATTCAATAAACGACGAACATAGCGATGGATCCAGCAAACATgctaacaatataaaaaataatcataaaacacagaaatcaaataaaaaagtcggtaaaaattcaaataataaattaaaacaagaaTCAAGTGGTGAATCAGATGAggatttaaataattcaatgcaCGACGAATATAGTGACGAATCTAATAAACatgctaataatttaaaaaataaacatcagcatcaaaattcaaattgtaAAGAAGGTAAAAAATCAAGTCATAAATTAAAAGACGGATCAAGTGATAAATCAGACAAGAATTCAACAAATTCAACTAACAAGGAATCAAACAGTGAATTGAATAATTCGCAGAAGAAACTTCGAAATAAGAAACctagaaaaaaattggaaactaaaaaggACAAAAAAGGTAAGACATCTAAAAACAATTCAGGTAATAAATCAGATGGGAATACATACGACGAGGAACAAACAAACAAGGAATCAACCGATGAGCTTGTTATGGACAATCATGGCttcttaaatcaaaaattaagacaaaaatcaaacattaaaataaagaaaggaaataataaaccaaaaaaatattccagaaataaatcaaataaggACTTACAAGAAGATAGTCAATcagatgatttaataaaaattactcaaCAAAATTATTACTCTAATCGTCATCTGAAATACAAGGATATATTGCCTggagaatcaaaaaaaaaaaaccactgtgaaccttaa